In Mangrovivirga cuniculi, the following proteins share a genomic window:
- the sppA gene encoding signal peptide peptidase SppA — translation MLVRNGRDAVEYGLINELKYHDEVVDVLRTKLGEEEDEKINSVNISDYQDLSVDFKVTDNKIAVLVANGAIVSGDEDNPEMITSGALIKQIKKLRKDDNVKAVVLRVNSPGGSALASDVIWRELEVLKREKPVIASMGDVAASGGYYISAGCDTIVAEPNTITGSIGIFGLWLYAGEGLDKHLGITTDNVTTGKFSDLFSRNKRLTEYEQSIFQEMVEEGYDTFTSKVAQGRGLSQDSVKAIGGGRVWIGTDAKQIGLVDVLGGVDTAIEIAAKKAGLEDDYKVSIYPYRKKKFIEELVTGLADETSIKARKEKLGVLAPFMEAIDELNTRNGVQARSPFDFEIH, via the coding sequence ATGTTAGTTAGAAACGGAAGAGACGCAGTTGAATACGGCTTAATCAATGAATTAAAATATCATGATGAAGTAGTTGATGTATTGAGAACTAAGCTAGGGGAGGAAGAAGATGAAAAAATCAATTCTGTAAATATCAGTGACTATCAGGATCTATCTGTGGATTTTAAAGTTACTGATAACAAAATAGCGGTACTGGTAGCAAATGGAGCAATTGTTTCTGGTGATGAAGATAATCCGGAGATGATAACAAGTGGTGCTTTAATCAAGCAGATTAAAAAACTCAGGAAAGATGATAATGTTAAAGCTGTAGTTTTAAGGGTTAATTCACCCGGAGGAAGTGCGCTTGCCTCAGATGTTATCTGGAGAGAATTAGAAGTTTTAAAAAGAGAAAAACCAGTAATTGCATCGATGGGTGATGTAGCTGCTTCCGGAGGGTATTATATTTCTGCAGGATGTGATACCATAGTTGCAGAACCAAATACAATAACCGGCAGTATTGGAATATTTGGTCTTTGGTTATATGCAGGCGAGGGTCTGGATAAACATCTTGGTATTACTACTGATAATGTTACTACAGGTAAATTTTCAGATCTGTTTTCCAGAAATAAAAGACTTACAGAATATGAGCAAAGCATATTCCAGGAAATGGTTGAAGAAGGATATGATACTTTTACCAGTAAAGTAGCACAGGGTAGAGGCTTGAGTCAGGATTCTGTAAAAGCAATTGGAGGAGGAAGAGTCTGGATTGGAACTGATGCGAAGCAAATTGGCCTAGTAGATGTGTTGGGAGGAGTTGATACCGCAATTGAAATAGCAGCAAAGAAAGCCGGTCTGGAAGATGACTATAAGGTGAGTATTTATCCTTATCGTAAAAAGAAATTTATAGAGGAACTGGTTACGGGACTTGCTGATGAGACGTCAATAAAAGCCAGAAAAGAAAAACTAGGAGTATTAGCTCCTTTCATGGAAGCAATTGATGAACTTAACACGCGAAATGGCGTTCAGGCCAGATCACCTTTTGACTTCGAAATACACTGA